One segment of Streptomyces sp. XD-27 DNA contains the following:
- the lepB gene encoding signal peptidase I: MGKRGRPRHGRCRAGGGAHSADAERPGERVPGGRAERRKKLRRIKRRRRRSAVKEIPILIGVALLIALVLKTFLVQAFVIPSGSMEQTIRIGDRVLVDKLTPWFGAKPERGDVVVFSDPGGWLQEERKPPADDPVVIKQAKQFLTFIGLLPSDDEQDLIKRVVAVGGDTVQCCDKDGRVTVNGTPLNESYLHPGNAPSQTPFKVKVPEGRLFMMGDHREDSADSRSHLDEEGHGTISEKRVVGRAMVIAWPFGHWRRLEEPSTYASVKDAPSGEQQADGSAHRLAPTDQYGMVRLPTPAELPLVMGVVGLRRTWRRQQRGVRSRCGGCGGRRTVRPRRARQAVRNDRGAARGRGGRLRRDVHGACRSGSRQGGDDARGRHPARGLRGRRGRR; the protein is encoded by the coding sequence ATGGGTAAGCGCGGACGGCCGCGGCACGGACGCTGCCGGGCGGGCGGCGGCGCCCACAGCGCCGACGCGGAGCGGCCGGGGGAGCGGGTACCGGGCGGGCGGGCCGAGCGGCGCAAGAAGCTGCGCCGGATCAAGCGCCGGCGGCGCCGTTCCGCAGTGAAGGAGATCCCGATCCTCATAGGCGTGGCGCTGCTGATCGCGCTGGTGCTCAAGACGTTCCTGGTGCAGGCCTTCGTGATCCCGTCCGGCTCCATGGAGCAGACGATCAGGATCGGCGACCGGGTGCTGGTGGACAAGCTCACCCCCTGGTTCGGCGCGAAGCCGGAGCGCGGGGACGTCGTGGTCTTCAGCGACCCCGGCGGCTGGCTGCAGGAGGAGCGCAAGCCGCCGGCGGACGATCCGGTGGTGATCAAGCAGGCGAAGCAGTTCCTCACCTTCATCGGCCTGCTGCCCTCCGACGACGAGCAGGACCTGATCAAGCGGGTGGTGGCGGTCGGCGGGGACACGGTGCAGTGCTGCGACAAGGACGGCCGGGTCACGGTCAACGGCACGCCGCTGAACGAGTCGTATCTGCACCCGGGCAACGCGCCGTCGCAGACCCCGTTCAAGGTTAAGGTGCCCGAGGGCCGGCTCTTCATGATGGGCGACCACCGCGAGGACTCGGCGGACTCCCGTTCCCACCTGGACGAGGAGGGCCACGGCACGATCTCGGAGAAACGGGTGGTCGGCCGCGCGATGGTGATCGCATGGCCGTTCGGCCACTGGCGACGGCTGGAGGAGCCATCCACGTATGCTTCAGTGAAGGACGCGCCGAGTGGCGAGCAGCAGGCGGACGGCTCGGCGCATAGGCTTGCCCCCACGGATCAGTACGGAATGGTCCGGCTCCCGACCCCTGCGGAACTCCCGCTCGTTATGGGAGTGGTGGGCCTGCGTCGAACCTGGCGCAGGCAGCAACGCGGCGTGAGGAGTAGATGTGGGGGATGTGGCGGTCGGCGCACGGTCCGGCCACGACGAGCCCGACAAGCAGTCCGAAACGACCGGGGAGCCGCCCGCGGACGAGGCGGTCGACTCCGGAGAGACGTCCACGGGGCCTGCCGAAGCGGTAGCCGACAAGGCGGGGACGACGCCAGAGGCCGGCACCCGGCCCGGGGACTCCGAGGACGCCGCGGACGCCGCTGA
- the trmD gene encoding tRNA (guanosine(37)-N1)-methyltransferase TrmD: protein MRLDVVTIFPEYLEPLNVSLVGKARARGQLDVRVHDLRQWTHDRHNTVDDTPYGGGPGMVMKPDPWGEALDAIIESGAAETKPTLVVPTPSGRPFTQALAVELAERPWLVFTPARYEGIDRRVIEEYGEHYEVHEVSIGDYVLAGGEAAVLVITEAVARLLPGVLGNAESHRDDSFAPGAMADLLEGPVYTKPPQWRGRGIPEVLVSGHHGKIARWRRDEAFRRTSRNRPDLIERCDPATLDKHDRKLLAELGWQERPDGRFGRSAEAVEE, encoded by the coding sequence ATGCGCCTCGACGTCGTCACGATCTTCCCCGAGTACCTGGAGCCGCTGAACGTCTCGCTGGTCGGCAAGGCGCGCGCCCGCGGACAGCTGGACGTGCGCGTACACGACCTGCGGCAGTGGACGCACGACCGGCACAACACGGTGGACGACACCCCGTACGGCGGCGGGCCCGGCATGGTCATGAAGCCCGACCCGTGGGGCGAGGCGCTGGACGCGATCATCGAATCCGGTGCGGCGGAGACGAAGCCGACCCTCGTCGTCCCCACCCCCAGCGGCCGCCCGTTCACCCAGGCGCTCGCCGTCGAGCTGGCGGAGCGGCCGTGGCTGGTCTTCACCCCCGCCCGCTACGAGGGCATCGACCGCAGGGTCATCGAGGAGTACGGCGAGCACTACGAGGTTCACGAGGTCTCCATTGGCGACTACGTCCTCGCGGGCGGCGAGGCCGCCGTCCTGGTGATCACCGAGGCGGTGGCCCGGTTGCTCCCCGGGGTGCTCGGCAACGCCGAGTCGCACCGCGACGACTCCTTCGCCCCCGGCGCGATGGCCGACCTCCTCGAAGGCCCCGTCTACACCAAGCCGCCGCAGTGGCGCGGCCGGGGCATCCCGGAGGTCCTGGTCAGCGGGCACCACGGCAAGATCGCCCGCTGGCGCCGGGACGAGGCATTCCGGCGGACGAGCCGCAACCGCCCCGACCTGATCGAACGCTGCGACCCCGCCACCTTGGACAAACACGACCGCAAGCTCCTGGCCGAGCTGGGCTGGCAGGAGCGGCCGGACGGTCGATTTGGGCGGTCGGCCGAGGCCGTGGAAGAATAG
- a CDS encoding YifB family Mg chelatase-like AAA ATPase yields the protein MGFARTCSVALVGVEGVVVEVQADLEPGVAAFTLVGLPDKSLIESRDRVRAAVLNSGAEWPQKKLTVGLSPASVPKGGSGFDLAVACAVLGAAERLDPRELADLMMIGELGLDGRVRPVRGVLPAVLAAADAGYRQVVVPEQTAAEAALVPGVSVLGVRSLRQLIAVLTDEPVPEEEQPPDRGRPDAMLAGLMVPGAGAGTGVLAGSPVAPRQPDMAEVAGQHAARQALEVAAAGGHHLLFMGPPGAGKTMLAERLPGLLPPLTQKEALEVTAVHSVAGVLPPGKPLVDAPPYCAPHHSATMAALVGGGNGLPRPGAVSLAHRGVLFLDEAPEFSGKALDALRQPLESGHVVVARSAGMMRMPARFLLLLAANPCPCGRHTQRGDGCDCTPMAIRRYQGRLSGPLLDRVDLRVHVSPVSRAELAAPPGGAESTASVAARVLEARARALARYAETPWTANSDVPGHELRTRWYPAPGALREAETDLEHGLLTARGLDRVLRVAWTVADLAGHDRPTTEDVAQALHLRTGIGRSVPVGAGER from the coding sequence ATGGGCTTCGCCCGCACCTGCTCGGTGGCCCTCGTCGGCGTCGAGGGCGTGGTCGTGGAGGTCCAGGCCGACCTCGAACCGGGCGTCGCCGCGTTCACCCTGGTCGGCCTGCCCGACAAGAGCCTGATCGAAAGCCGCGACCGGGTCCGCGCGGCCGTGCTCAATTCGGGCGCCGAGTGGCCGCAGAAGAAACTCACCGTCGGCCTCAGCCCGGCCTCCGTTCCCAAAGGCGGCAGCGGCTTCGACCTGGCGGTGGCCTGCGCGGTGCTGGGCGCGGCCGAGCGCCTCGACCCGCGCGAGCTGGCCGATCTGATGATGATCGGGGAGCTGGGCCTCGACGGCCGGGTCCGGCCCGTGCGCGGCGTGCTGCCCGCGGTGCTGGCCGCCGCCGACGCCGGATACCGGCAGGTCGTCGTACCCGAGCAGACCGCCGCCGAAGCGGCCCTCGTGCCGGGCGTCTCCGTGCTCGGGGTACGGAGCCTGCGGCAGCTGATCGCGGTCCTCACGGACGAACCGGTGCCCGAGGAGGAGCAGCCACCGGACCGCGGGCGGCCCGACGCCATGCTGGCCGGACTCATGGTCCCCGGAGCCGGCGCGGGCACCGGCGTCCTCGCCGGGTCGCCCGTCGCGCCCCGCCAGCCGGACATGGCCGAGGTCGCCGGGCAGCACGCCGCCCGCCAAGCCCTGGAAGTCGCCGCGGCCGGAGGACACCACCTGCTGTTCATGGGGCCACCGGGTGCGGGGAAGACGATGCTGGCCGAACGCCTGCCCGGCCTCCTGCCTCCCCTCACCCAGAAGGAAGCCCTGGAGGTCACCGCCGTCCACTCCGTCGCCGGGGTGCTCCCACCCGGCAAGCCGCTCGTCGACGCCCCGCCCTACTGCGCACCCCACCACTCCGCGACGATGGCCGCCCTCGTCGGCGGCGGCAACGGGCTCCCCCGACCCGGAGCGGTCTCCCTGGCGCACCGGGGGGTGCTGTTCCTGGACGAAGCGCCCGAGTTCAGCGGCAAGGCCCTGGACGCCCTGCGGCAGCCGCTGGAGTCAGGCCATGTCGTCGTCGCACGCTCCGCCGGAATGATGCGCATGCCCGCCCGGTTCCTGCTTCTCCTCGCCGCCAATCCATGCCCGTGCGGCCGCCACACGCAGCGGGGCGACGGCTGCGACTGCACCCCCATGGCGATCCGCCGGTACCAGGGCCGGCTCTCCGGCCCCCTGCTGGACCGGGTCGACCTGCGCGTCCACGTCTCACCCGTCTCCCGCGCCGAGCTGGCCGCACCACCCGGCGGCGCGGAGAGCACCGCATCGGTCGCCGCGCGCGTGCTGGAGGCCCGCGCCCGGGCCCTCGCCCGCTACGCGGAGACGCCCTGGACCGCCAACAGCGACGTACCCGGTCACGAGCTGCGCACCCGCTGGTACCCGGCGCCGGGCGCGCTGCGAGAGGCCGAGACGGACCTGGAGCACGGCCTGCTCACCGCACGCGGGCTGGACCGGGTGCTGCGCGTCGCCTGGACCGTCGCCGACCTCGCCGGACATGACAGACCCACAACCGAGGACGTGGCCCAGGCCCTGCACCTGCGCACAGGGATCGGGCGCAGCGTGCCGGTCGGGGCGGGGGAGCGGTGA
- a CDS encoding RNA-binding protein produces the protein MLEEALEHLVKGIVDNPDDVQVASRNLRRGRVLEVRVHPDDLGKVIGRNGRTARALRTVVGAIGGRGIRVDLVDVDQIR, from the coding sequence ATGCTCGAAGAGGCGCTTGAGCACCTCGTGAAGGGCATCGTCGACAACCCCGACGACGTGCAGGTCGCCTCGCGCAACCTGCGCCGTGGGCGGGTGCTGGAGGTCCGGGTGCACCCCGACGACCTCGGCAAGGTGATCGGCCGCAACGGCCGCACCGCACGCGCCCTGCGTACCGTCGTGGGCGCTATCGGCGGCCGTGGTATCCGCGTCGACCTCGTCGACGTGGACCAGATCCGCTGA
- the rimM gene encoding ribosome maturation factor RimM (Essential for efficient processing of 16S rRNA), translated as MQLVVARIGRAHGIKGEVTVEVRTDEPELRLAPGARLATDPASAGPLTIETGRVHSGRLLLRFEGVKDRTAAEGLRNVLLIAEVDPDEAPEDPEEFYDHQLIDIDVVTVDGAEVGRITEISHLPYQDLLIVKRPDGQEIMVPFVSEIVPEIDLEAQRAVIDPPPGLLDDAQAEVASSRDES; from the coding sequence GTGCAGCTGGTAGTCGCGCGGATCGGCCGCGCCCACGGCATCAAGGGCGAGGTCACGGTCGAGGTGCGCACCGACGAGCCGGAGCTGCGGCTCGCGCCGGGCGCGCGGCTCGCCACCGACCCGGCCTCCGCCGGACCGCTGACGATCGAGACCGGCCGGGTGCACAGCGGCCGCCTGCTGCTGCGCTTCGAAGGCGTCAAGGACCGCACCGCGGCGGAGGGGCTGCGGAACGTCCTGCTGATCGCGGAGGTCGACCCCGACGAGGCCCCGGAGGACCCCGAGGAGTTCTACGACCACCAGCTGATCGACATCGACGTGGTCACCGTCGACGGCGCGGAGGTCGGCCGGATCACCGAGATCTCCCACCTGCCGTACCAGGACCTGCTGATCGTGAAGCGGCCCGACGGCCAGGAGATCATGGTGCCGTTCGTCAGCGAGATCGTGCCCGAGATCGACCTGGAGGCGCAGCGGGCCGTCATCGACCCGCCGCCCGGCCTCCTCGACGATGCCCAGGCAGAGGTCGCCAGCAGCCGGGACGAGTCCTGA
- the proS gene encoding proline--tRNA ligase, with amino-acid sequence MAKAPVLTPQADDFPRWYQDLINKAELADNGPVRGTMVIRPYGYGLWERMQQEMDARIKDAGAQNAYFPLLIPQSYLTKEAEHVEGFAPELAVVTHGGGKELEEPAVVRPTSEMIINDYFSKWVQSYRDLPLLINQWANVVRWEMRPRLFLRTTEFLWQEGHTAHATQEDARDFAAHIHKNVYAEFMENVLAMDVVLGRKTPKERFAGAINTLTLEGMMGDGKALQMGTSHELGQNFAKAFNTQYLSKEGKQELVWQTSWGSTTRMIGALVMMHGDDNGLRVPPRLAAVQVVVMAIKGDEAVAKVREIGDQLKAAGIRVQVDDRVDTPFGRRAVDWELKGVPVRIEIGPRDLTSGTAMLARRIPGGKEPVSLDGLAELLPKVFEEDQAQLLRESRERRESRTKDVSTIEEAVEAAATGWARIPWSTLGAEGEAKLAEQSVTVRCLVAEDGSVPDADDAPGTIAIVARAY; translated from the coding sequence ATGGCAAAGGCTCCCGTACTCACTCCCCAGGCGGACGACTTCCCGCGCTGGTACCAGGATCTGATCAACAAGGCCGAGCTGGCCGACAACGGCCCGGTGCGCGGCACCATGGTCATCCGACCGTACGGGTACGGCCTCTGGGAGCGGATGCAGCAGGAGATGGACGCCCGCATCAAGGACGCCGGCGCCCAGAACGCGTACTTCCCGCTCCTCATCCCGCAGTCGTACCTGACGAAGGAAGCCGAGCACGTCGAGGGCTTCGCGCCCGAGCTCGCGGTCGTCACGCACGGCGGTGGCAAGGAGCTCGAGGAGCCGGCGGTCGTCCGGCCCACCTCCGAGATGATCATCAACGACTACTTCTCGAAGTGGGTCCAGAGCTACCGGGACCTGCCCCTGCTCATCAACCAGTGGGCGAACGTGGTCCGTTGGGAGATGCGGCCGCGGCTGTTCCTGCGTACGACCGAGTTCCTCTGGCAGGAGGGCCACACCGCCCACGCCACACAGGAGGACGCCCGCGACTTCGCGGCGCACATCCACAAGAACGTCTACGCCGAGTTCATGGAGAACGTCCTCGCGATGGACGTCGTCCTCGGCCGCAAGACCCCCAAGGAGCGCTTCGCCGGCGCGATCAACACCCTCACCCTCGAGGGCATGATGGGCGACGGCAAGGCCCTGCAGATGGGAACGAGCCACGAGCTCGGCCAGAACTTCGCCAAGGCCTTCAACACGCAGTACCTGTCGAAGGAAGGCAAGCAGGAGCTCGTCTGGCAGACCTCCTGGGGCTCCACGACCCGCATGATCGGCGCCCTCGTGATGATGCACGGCGACGACAACGGCCTCCGTGTCCCGCCGAGGCTCGCCGCCGTCCAGGTCGTCGTCATGGCGATCAAGGGCGACGAGGCGGTCGCCAAGGTCCGCGAGATCGGCGACCAGCTGAAGGCGGCCGGCATCCGCGTCCAGGTCGACGACCGCGTGGACACCCCCTTCGGCCGCCGCGCGGTCGACTGGGAGCTCAAGGGTGTTCCGGTGCGCATCGAGATCGGCCCCCGCGACCTTACGAGCGGCACCGCCATGCTGGCCCGCCGCATCCCCGGCGGCAAGGAGCCGGTGTCCCTCGACGGCCTCGCCGAGCTGCTGCCCAAGGTGTTCGAGGAGGACCAGGCGCAGCTGCTCCGCGAGTCCCGTGAGCGCCGTGAGTCGCGTACGAAGGACGTGTCCACGATCGAGGAGGCCGTCGAGGCGGCCGCCACCGGCTGGGCCCGTATCCCCTGGTCGACGCTCGGCGCCGAGGGCGAGGCCAAGCTGGCCGAGCAGTCGGTCACCGTACGGTGTCTGGTCGCCGAGGACGGGTCGGTGCCGGACGCCGACGACGCCCCCGGCACGATCGCGATCGTCGCCCGTGCGTACTGA
- the lepB gene encoding signal peptidase I — translation MSGAQRTGDGRGGPGRVLSGLAVAVGCVLFLGGFIWGAVLYQPYTVPTDSMAPTIAQGSRVLAERIDGDEVRRGDVVVFKDKAWGDQPMVKRVVGVGGDRVQCCDTQGRLMVDGQPIEEPYLPDGPASPTGFSATVPKGKLFLLGDHRNDSLDSRKHLTDSTRGAVARDAVSARVDAIAWPMGSLGMLEKPTGFTDLPGGISEPGPLRPLTIAVVAGAVLIFCGAAYGPIARVAARRGTSRRTPEAVSG, via the coding sequence ATGAGCGGAGCACAGCGAACGGGTGACGGCCGCGGCGGGCCGGGCAGAGTGTTGTCCGGCCTGGCCGTGGCCGTCGGCTGCGTGCTGTTCCTCGGCGGATTCATCTGGGGCGCCGTGCTCTACCAGCCATACACCGTCCCGACGGACTCCATGGCCCCGACCATCGCGCAGGGCTCCCGGGTCCTGGCCGAGCGCATCGACGGCGACGAGGTCCGCCGCGGCGACGTCGTGGTCTTCAAGGACAAGGCCTGGGGCGACCAGCCGATGGTCAAGCGCGTCGTCGGCGTCGGCGGCGACAGGGTGCAGTGCTGCGACACGCAGGGTCGGCTGATGGTCGACGGCCAACCGATCGAAGAACCGTATCTGCCCGACGGCCCGGCCTCGCCCACCGGCTTCAGCGCCACCGTGCCCAAGGGCAAGCTCTTCCTCCTCGGTGATCACCGCAACGACTCCCTGGACTCGCGCAAGCACCTGACCGACAGCACCCGCGGCGCCGTGGCGCGCGATGCCGTGAGCGCCCGGGTGGATGCCATCGCCTGGCCGATGGGCAGCCTCGGCATGCTGGAAAAGCCCACCGGCTTCACCGACCTGCCCGGCGGCATCTCCGAGCCCGGCCCGCTGCGCCCGCTCACGATCGCCGTCGTCGCCGGGGCGGTGCTGATCTTCTGTGGGGCGGCATACGGGCCGATCGCCCGCGTCGCGGCACGCCGCGGCACGTCCCGGCGGACCCCGGAGGCGGTCAGTGGCTGA
- a CDS encoding YraN family protein, translating into MPQSSEGRPLVPTTSRARSALGRYGEDMAARHLTGAGMAVLARNWRCRAGEIDIVARDGDALVICEVKTRRAGVFEHPMAGVTPRKAERLRRLAERWLEHHGGPPPGGVRIDVVAVLLPGRGAPVIEHVRGAA; encoded by the coding sequence ATGCCACAGTCATCCGAGGGCCGACCCCTCGTACCCACGACGTCACGGGCCCGAAGCGCCCTCGGCCGCTACGGCGAGGACATGGCCGCGCGGCATCTGACCGGGGCCGGAATGGCCGTCCTGGCCCGGAACTGGCGATGTCGCGCGGGTGAGATCGACATCGTCGCCCGCGACGGCGACGCGCTGGTCATCTGCGAGGTCAAGACCCGCAGGGCCGGAGTGTTCGAACATCCCATGGCCGGTGTCACGCCGCGCAAGGCGGAGCGGCTGCGGCGACTCGCGGAGCGGTGGCTGGAGCACCACGGCGGGCCGCCGCCGGGCGGTGTGCGCATCGACGTGGTCGCCGTACTGCTGCCCGGCCGTGGCGCGCCCGTCATCGAGCACGTGCGGGGGGCCGCCTGA
- a CDS encoding DUF2469 domain-containing protein, which translates to MSAEDLEKYETEMELKLYREYRDVVGLFKYVIETERRFYLTNDYEMQVHSVQGEVFFEVSMADAWVWDMYRPARFVKQVRVLTFKDVNIEELNKSDLDLPGG; encoded by the coding sequence ATGAGCGCCGAGGACCTCGAAAAGTACGAGACCGAGATGGAGCTGAAGCTCTACCGGGAGTACCGCGATGTCGTCGGACTGTTCAAATACGTGATCGAGACGGAGCGGCGCTTCTACCTCACCAACGACTACGAGATGCAGGTGCACTCGGTTCAGGGGGAGGTGTTCTTCGAGGTCTCGATGGCTGATGCCTGGGTCTGGGACATGTACCGGCCGGCCCGCTTCGTCAAGCAGGTGCGTGTGCTCACGTTCAAGGACGTGAATATCGAGGAGCTGAACAAGAGCGACCTCGATCTTCCGGGTGGCTGA
- the rpsP gene encoding 30S ribosomal protein S16: protein MAVKIKLKRLGKIRSPHYRIVVADSRTRRDGRAIEEIGLYHPVQNPSRIEVDSERAQYWLGVGAQPTEPVLAILKLTGDWQKFKGLPAPEPLKVAEPKADKRALFEAAAKDAGDEPKGEAITPKAKKADKKDEAEASSSESTEA from the coding sequence GTGGCAGTCAAGATCAAGCTGAAGCGTCTGGGCAAGATCCGTTCGCCTCACTACCGCATCGTCGTCGCCGACTCCCGCACCCGCCGTGACGGCCGGGCCATCGAGGAGATCGGCCTGTACCACCCGGTGCAGAACCCCTCGCGTATCGAGGTCGACTCGGAGCGCGCGCAGTACTGGCTGGGTGTCGGCGCGCAGCCGACCGAGCCGGTTCTGGCCATCCTGAAGCTCACCGGTGACTGGCAGAAGTTCAAGGGCCTGCCCGCCCCGGAGCCGCTGAAGGTCGCCGAGCCGAAGGCCGACAAGCGCGCGCTGTTCGAGGCCGCGGCCAAGGACGCCGGTGACGAGCCGAAGGGTGAGGCCATCACCCCGAAGGCGAAGAAGGCCGACAAGAAGGACGAGGCCGAGGCCTCCTCCTCCGAGTCCACCGAGGCCTGA
- the rplS gene encoding 50S ribosomal protein L19: MSHLLDNVDAASLRSDIPTFRPGDTVNVHVRVIEGNRSRVQQFKGVVIRRQGSGVRETFTVRKVSFSVGVERTFPVHTPIVEKIEVVTRGDVRRAKLYYLRDLRGKAAKIKEKRDN; this comes from the coding sequence ATGTCTCACCTGCTCGACAACGTCGACGCCGCGTCGCTGCGCAGCGACATCCCGACCTTCCGCCCCGGCGACACGGTCAACGTCCACGTCCGCGTCATCGAGGGCAACCGCTCCCGTGTGCAGCAGTTCAAGGGCGTCGTCATCCGCCGCCAGGGCTCGGGCGTGCGCGAGACCTTCACGGTCCGCAAGGTCAGCTTCAGCGTCGGCGTCGAGCGCACCTTCCCGGTGCACACCCCGATCGTGGAGAAGATCGAGGTCGTCACCCGCGGTGACGTGCGCCGTGCGAAGCTGTACTACCTCCGTGACCTGCGCGGCAAGGCCGCGAAGATCAAGGAGAAGCGCGACAACTGA
- the lepB gene encoding signal peptidase I, which produces MVQAFSIPSDSMQNTLQRGDRVLVDKLTPWFGSEPERGEVVVFHDPGGWLNEAPKTDSGPVAEGIQTVLSAIGLMPSADEKDLIKRVIAVGGDTVECKAGGPVKVNGKALDEPYLFPGNTPCDNQPFGPVKVPEGRLWVMGDHRKDSRDSRYNQELHDGTISVDDVVGRAFVVAWPIDRWATLPVPDTFGQPGLNAAMAAAPSALGLAGAVPIVLWRRRRLIRKAEGGAGAPVGASSGDRADATRRDG; this is translated from the coding sequence CTGGTGCAGGCGTTCTCGATCCCGTCGGACTCCATGCAGAACACGTTGCAGCGTGGCGACCGGGTGCTGGTGGACAAGCTGACTCCGTGGTTCGGCTCGGAGCCCGAGCGCGGCGAGGTCGTCGTCTTCCATGACCCGGGCGGCTGGCTGAACGAGGCCCCGAAGACCGACTCCGGTCCGGTGGCCGAAGGTATCCAGACGGTCCTCAGCGCCATCGGCCTGATGCCGTCGGCCGATGAGAAGGACCTGATCAAGCGGGTCATCGCGGTCGGCGGGGACACGGTGGAGTGCAAGGCGGGCGGGCCGGTCAAGGTCAACGGCAAGGCCCTGGACGAGCCGTACCTCTTCCCCGGGAACACGCCCTGTGACAACCAGCCGTTCGGGCCGGTCAAGGTACCCGAGGGTCGGCTGTGGGTGATGGGCGACCACCGCAAGGACTCGCGGGACTCGCGCTACAACCAGGAGCTGCACGACGGCACGATCTCGGTGGACGACGTCGTCGGGCGCGCCTTCGTCGTCGCCTGGCCGATCGACCGCTGGGCCACGCTGCCGGTGCCGGACACCTTCGGCCAGCCGGGTCTGAACGCCGCGATGGCGGCGGCTCCCTCGGCCCTCGGGCTCGCGGGCGCCGTGCCGATCGTGCTGTGGCGCCGTCGCCGGCTGATCCGCAAGGCCGAGGGCGGTGCGGGCGCGCCGGTCGGCGCGTCGTCGGGCGACCGGGCCGATGCCACACGCCGGGACGGCTGA
- the lepB gene encoding signal peptidase I: MDTDATVSERDRSSAPDESAQERSRSLRWRTPGSSRPRHPDSSRRRGWRPYALVAAICCTVVLLVSTFVVQPFLIPSGSMENTLRPGDRVLVNKLAYRFGGEPRRGDVVVFDGTGSFAQEESSGNPVTGLLREVGAALGLAEPAGTDYIKRVVGVGGDRVTCCDRRGRIKVNGHPVDEPYLYPGDAPSLVRFDVVVPEGRLWVMGDHRSDSRDSRDHLGAPGGGTVPVDKVIGRAEWIGWPFGRWTSLERPGAFDRVPEPGGAHG, encoded by the coding sequence ATGGACACCGACGCAACCGTCTCCGAGCGCGACCGCTCCTCCGCACCCGACGAGAGTGCGCAGGAGCGGTCGCGCTCGTTGCGTTGGCGCACGCCGGGTTCATCGCGTCCTCGTCACCCGGACTCGTCGCGCCGGCGCGGCTGGCGGCCGTACGCGCTGGTCGCGGCGATCTGCTGCACCGTGGTGCTCCTCGTCAGCACCTTCGTCGTCCAGCCGTTCCTGATCCCCAGCGGGTCGATGGAGAACACCTTGCGTCCCGGAGACCGGGTGCTGGTGAACAAGCTGGCGTACCGTTTCGGTGGTGAGCCGCGCCGCGGCGATGTGGTGGTCTTCGACGGCACCGGCTCCTTCGCGCAGGAGGAGTCGTCCGGGAACCCGGTGACGGGGCTGCTGCGCGAGGTGGGCGCGGCCCTCGGGCTGGCCGAGCCGGCCGGGACCGACTACATCAAGCGCGTGGTGGGCGTCGGCGGTGACCGGGTCACCTGCTGCGACCGACGGGGGAGGATCAAGGTGAACGGGCATCCGGTGGACGAGCCGTATCTGTACCCGGGCGACGCCCCTTCGCTGGTGCGCTTCGACGTCGTCGTACCCGAAGGCAGGCTGTGGGTCATGGGGGACCACCGCAGCGACTCGCGGGACTCCCGTGACCACCTGGGCGCGCCGGGCGGGGGCACCGTCCCGGTCGACAAGGTGATCGGACGGGCCGAGTGGATCGGCTGGCCGTTCGGCCGCTGGACGTCGCTGGAGCGGCCCGGGGCGTTCGACCGGGTCCCGGAGCCGGGCGGGGCCCATGGGTAA
- a CDS encoding NUDIX hydrolase, with amino-acid sequence MADSGGEQLRKVARVVLLDPQDRILLLHGYEPDDPASTWWFTPGGGLEGDETREQAARRELAEETGITDVDLGPVLWRRICSFPFAGRRWDQDEWYYLGRTAQTAARLGDDITELEQRSVTGLRWWTCEELAATRETVYPTRLAALLRTLLDDGPPATPVVLETERV; translated from the coding sequence GTGGCTGACAGCGGCGGGGAGCAGCTGCGGAAGGTGGCCCGCGTGGTCCTGCTGGACCCGCAGGACCGGATCCTCCTGCTGCACGGATACGAACCCGACGACCCGGCTTCGACCTGGTGGTTCACCCCGGGCGGCGGGCTGGAGGGCGACGAGACGCGGGAACAGGCGGCCCGTCGGGAGCTGGCCGAGGAGACCGGCATCACCGACGTCGACCTGGGGCCTGTCCTGTGGCGGCGGATCTGCTCCTTCCCGTTCGCCGGGCGCCGCTGGGACCAGGACGAGTGGTACTACTTGGGGCGTACGGCGCAGACGGCCGCCCGGCTGGGCGACGACATCACCGAACTGGAACAGCGCAGCGTGACCGGTCTGCGCTGGTGGACATGCGAGGAACTGGCCGCCACGCGTGAGACCGTGTACCCCACCAGGCTCGCCGCGCTGCTGCGGACGTTGCTCGACGACGGCCCCCCGGCCACGCCCGTGGTCCTGGAGACTGAGCGTGTCTGA